GGCCCGCGCCCGCTGCCGGCATTGACGCTTGAGCATGCCTCGGGCCCACGGTTGGCGTACGCAGTACCGATTACGATCGGCATGGTGGCAACGCTATGGCTACGATGAAACTCGTCGTGTCGCCTGCTCGGCTCCGCAGCCAACGCGGTAACGCGCTGATCGAGTTCGCACTCGTGCTGCCGTTGTTGCTCCTGATCTTCGCGGGCATTGTGGACTTCGGGTTTCTGTTCCAAAGGTACGAGGTCATCACCAATGCGGCCCGCGAGGGGGCGCGCATCGGCGTGCTTCCTGGTTACGACGCAGGCGATGTCCAGCAACGCGTGTCGGACTACGTGGCGGCGGGACTGTCGATGACGGCGGCTGAG
This window of the Acidobacteriota bacterium genome carries:
- a CDS encoding pilus assembly protein gives rise to the protein MATMKLVVSPARLRSQRGNALIEFALVLPLLLLIFAGIVDFGFLFQRYEVITNAAREGARIGVLPGYDAGDVQQRVSDYVAAGLSMTAAEVSAAVGVPDVQTVTITPVTGSAFTATQVTVSFNYSYIILGPIVNLATHSAWAPSITISARSTMRREIVGS